The following proteins are encoded in a genomic region of Brachypodium distachyon strain Bd21 chromosome 1, Brachypodium_distachyon_v3.0, whole genome shotgun sequence:
- the LOC100830912 gene encoding uncharacterized protein LOC100830912 isoform X2: protein MAGMLPGVECARRRRMWQGGGGADPLAPGATRRFSFCLYAAGHGHAASAVSSGGKRSGVMEPTMHGWALDSNAREAKQRLDQKLRSSNRADAAIKRHHSTGSIKLSRANNGSGGGEGSNTTAAAAMGVQREVYSKKGVMRRLMRWGGRPLRWEAAEQAECAVCLEEFAAGDVLAHLPCGHRFHWSCALPWLQAQGASHSCPFCRAAVDQAAASS from the exons ATGGCCGGGATGCTCCCTGGCGTGGagtgcgcgcggcggcggcggatgtggcagggcggcggcggcgccgacccgCTGGCGCCCGGGGCCACCCGGCGCTTCTCCTTCTGCCTCTACGCggccggccacggccacgccgcctccgccgttaGTTCCGGCGGCAAG AGGAGCGGCGTGATGGAGCCGACGATGCATGGGTGGGCGCTGGACAGCAATGCCCGGGAGGCGAAGCAGAGGCTCGACCAGAAGCTCCGGAGTAGCAACAGAGCCGACGCCGCCATCAAGAG GCATCATAGCACGGGGAGCATAAAGTTGAGCAGAGCAAATaacgggagcggcggcggagagggctCGAatacgacggcggcggcggcgatgggcgTGCAGCGGGAGGTGTACTCGAAGAAGGGCGTGATGAGGCGGCTGATGCGGTGGGGCGGGCGGCCGCTGcggtgggaggcggcggagcaggcggAGTGCGCCGTCTGCCTGGAAGAGTTCGCCGCGGGCGACGTCCTGGCGCACCTGCCGTGCGGCCACCGCTTCCACTGGAGCTGCGCGCTGCCATGGCTCCAGGCCCAGGGCGCCTCCCACTCCTGCCCCttctgccgcgccgccgtcgaccaagccgccgcctcctcctag
- the LOC100830912 gene encoding uncharacterized protein LOC100830912 isoform X1 — protein sequence MAGMLPGVECARRRRMWQGGGGADPLAPGATRRFSFCLYAAGHGHAASAVSSGGKQRSGVMEPTMHGWALDSNAREAKQRLDQKLRSSNRADAAIKRHHSTGSIKLSRANNGSGGGEGSNTTAAAAMGVQREVYSKKGVMRRLMRWGGRPLRWEAAEQAECAVCLEEFAAGDVLAHLPCGHRFHWSCALPWLQAQGASHSCPFCRAAVDQAAASS from the exons ATGGCCGGGATGCTCCCTGGCGTGGagtgcgcgcggcggcggcggatgtggcagggcggcggcggcgccgacccgCTGGCGCCCGGGGCCACCCGGCGCTTCTCCTTCTGCCTCTACGCggccggccacggccacgccgcctccgccgttaGTTCCGGCGGCAAG CAGAGGAGCGGCGTGATGGAGCCGACGATGCATGGGTGGGCGCTGGACAGCAATGCCCGGGAGGCGAAGCAGAGGCTCGACCAGAAGCTCCGGAGTAGCAACAGAGCCGACGCCGCCATCAAGAG GCATCATAGCACGGGGAGCATAAAGTTGAGCAGAGCAAATaacgggagcggcggcggagagggctCGAatacgacggcggcggcggcgatgggcgTGCAGCGGGAGGTGTACTCGAAGAAGGGCGTGATGAGGCGGCTGATGCGGTGGGGCGGGCGGCCGCTGcggtgggaggcggcggagcaggcggAGTGCGCCGTCTGCCTGGAAGAGTTCGCCGCGGGCGACGTCCTGGCGCACCTGCCGTGCGGCCACCGCTTCCACTGGAGCTGCGCGCTGCCATGGCTCCAGGCCCAGGGCGCCTCCCACTCCTGCCCCttctgccgcgccgccgtcgaccaagccgccgcctcctcctag